The following are encoded together in the Citrus sinensis cultivar Valencia sweet orange chromosome 1, DVS_A1.0, whole genome shotgun sequence genome:
- the LOC102630701 gene encoding uncharacterized protein LOC102630701, with protein MSNKSPIFPMPEPQHFSDYGFDPQINYYQVLEEARKHKKEASSRSIDLLHFKLQKPISKEESKSKKSTKKKRWWKNALLFFKWRWIHNTHQHDLDLDHDVHHARARAFRASISGPVYITESRSGSSTPYRTTSRPSSGPLAGTLTPVAKGDVQVPYLSLRELNMEQQQQRMSTSSLPIYLVT; from the exons ATGTCTAACAAATCTCCAATCTTTCCTATGCCAGAGCCTCAACACTTCAGTGACTATGGCTTTGATCCTCAAATCAACTATTATCAG GTGTTAGAAGAAGCAAGGAAGCACAAGAAAGAGGCTTCATCAAGATCCATAGACTTATTACACTTCAAGCTTCAAAAACCCATCTCAAAAGAAGAATCCAAGTCCAAGAAATCGACTAAAAAGAAACGTTGGTGGAAAAATGCTCTCTTGTTCTTCAAATGGAGGTGGATCCACAACACCCATCAACATGATCTTGACCTTGATCATGATGTGCATCATGCTAGAGCTAGAGCTTTCAGGGCATCGATATCAGGCCCAGTTTATATAACCGAAAGCAGAAGCGGATCAAGCACTCCATATAGAACCACAAGCAGGCCATCTTCCGGTCCACTCGCCGGAACCCTAACGCCGGTTGCCAAAGGTGACGTCCAAGTTCCTTACTTGAGTCTCAGGGAACTTAACAtggagcagcagcagcagaggATGTCTACGTCTTCATTGCCTATATATTTGGTCACTTAG
- the LOC102630393 gene encoding RING-H2 finger protein ATL2 produces MENDVDPRGSNSDNRGYALSGRIMLSSIVILFFVVILMVCLHLYARWYLVQARRRQVRRHRHRRTQFVFYVDPTNPSATSSRGLDSSVLKSLPVFVYSSKTHADAMDCAVCLSEFEENESGRVLPGCNHSFHIGCIDMWFHSHSTCPLCRTPVELVTAQPEDPVQPDNPVPVRVSVHEPGSSSIDEPTGCDSSAGQGSSFVSSFRRMLSREKKVNSTAPGNDVDIERGRDETQR; encoded by the coding sequence ATGGAAAACGACGTCGATCCACGGGGTTCCAACTCCGACAACAGAGGCTACGCCTTGAGCGGCAGAATAATGCTGAGCTCCATCGTGATCTTGTTCTTCGTCGTCATCCTAATGGTCTGCTTGCACCTCTACGCGCGCTGGTACCTCGTTCAAGCGCGTCGCCGCCAGGTCCGCCGCCACCGCCACCGCCGCACCCAATTCGTCTTCTACGTGGACCCCACGAACCCCTCCGCCACCTCCTCGCGTGGCCTCGACTCGTCCGTCTTGAAATCGCTGCCCGTGTTTGTTTATTCCTCCAAGACCCACGCCGACGCTATGGACTGCGCCGTGTGCTTGTCCGAATTTGAGGAAAACGAATCGGGCCGGGTCTTGCCGGGATGTAATCACAGCTTCCACATTGGTTGCATTGACATGTGGTTTCACTCTCACTCCACCTGCCCTCTCTGCCGCACGCCAGTCGAATTGGTCACGGCTCAACCCGAGGACCCCGTTCAACCAGATAACCCGGTTCCAGTGCGGGTGTCCGTGCACGAACCGGGCTCGAGCTCGATCGATGAGCCGACCGGGTGCGACTCGTCGGCTGGCCAGGGGTCGTCGTTTGTTTCGTCGTTTAGGAGGATGTTAAGTCGAGAAAAGAAAGTAAACTCGACGGCGCCGGGGAACGACGTGGATATTGAACGAGGTAGGGACGAGACTCAGCGTTGA
- the LOC102630093 gene encoding condensin-2 complex subunit H2 codes for MNKGTKNSQAEVEAAAGGSDVRFTVQPERELQANWEVDLAKKLEDYLLKICSGQVTASESLDSISVNFAEAALLVQGSVQVYSRKVEYLYNLVLHTLEFISQKSQQDQIEGTPVQAEESGSHAVAGEENDFFWGFDDVPVEVKNCLDSPNGKDTSLNLFVKPPANLVVLEGDCLDTVGDGTELESYLLATSDLYRDFILLDTYDSVAVDDFLEGDEVCKGPNDVYRGSSTRKSFQSPTRRSGGTAHKSSLAKNKDVNLPASPRVACGFDVGPNPPVNDNFGENYHGFDMDDNYSEPRDFDNSDDEDDPWKPLNPHEPGNLKVKPFRKVKTFRRNGVKSAKRISISTIFPLAKLRGTISPELTEIWEARHKCFEEQRASQPPSLYEKLRQSLADEGHETFDAFANPGCYEDKGYDSGDPDIGHPDFDMPDGMYMDEDVSFQHDKHDDGPAPFEPNEAFEHGSQDSHANLEDLCRSHLDALLANIAETEKQTELAARVSSWKQKIENNLDEQDSHPPFDIHEYGESIINKLSFEGDNGNITSFADVVKGQHKYDVARTFSALLQLVNNGDVDLDRRGEQSESICFTAVNPFYVRLLNHERKRGETQFRLPKKRLKSPSRKGPSKGDREKSPIDNPSSGYGSSAVSSQPNCNFSMKLGKLGGVRCTPEGKRRRRSRLVEPVDLHSSG; via the exons ATGAATAAAGGAACCAAAAACAGCCAGGCGGAGGTGGAGGCGGCGGCGGGAGGCAGCGATGTCAGGTTCACGGTGCAGCCGGAGCGCGAGCTACAAGCCAATTGGGAAGTTGACTTGGCGAAGAAGCTCGAAGACTATCTCTTAAAGATTTGCTCCGGTCAAGTTACCGCCTCTGAAAGTCTCGATAGCATTTCTGTCAATTTCGCCGAAG CTGCTTTGCTAGTTCAGGGCTCGGTTCAAGTGTATAGCAGAAAAGTTGAATATTTGTACAATTTGGTTTTGCACACTTTGGAGTTTATTTCTCAGAAGAG CCAGCAGGATCAAATAGAGGGCACACCAGTCCAGGCTGAAGAAAGTGGATCTCATGCAGTTGCTGGGGAAGAAAATGATTTCTTTTGGGGCTTTGATGACGTCCCAG TGGAAGTAAAAAATTGCTTGGACAGTCCAAATGGAAAGGATACTTCCTTGAATCTCTTTGTGAAGCCCCCTGcaaatttagttgttcttgAAGGTGATTGCTTGGACACTGTTGGTGATGGCACGGAGTTAGAGTCCTATCTG TTAGCCACCAGTGATCTTTACCGGGATTTTATTCTATTAGATACATATGATTCTGTAGcagttgatgattttttagaGGGAGATGAAGTTTGTAAAGGGCCAAATGATGTCTACAGGGGCAGCTCAACTCGCAAAAGCTTTCAGTCTCCCACAAGACGTTCAGGAGGTACTGCACATAAGTCTTCTCTTGCAAAGAACAAAGATGTCAATCTCCCGGCTTCACCTAGAGTTGCTTGCGGTTTTGATGTGGGGCCCAATCCTCCTGTCAATGACAATTTTGGAGAAAACTATCATGGATTTGATATGGATGATAATTATTCAGAACCTAGGGACTTTGACAATTCTGATGACGAGGATGATCCTTGGAAGCCTTTAAATCCCCATGAACCTGGGAACTTGAAAGTGAAACCCTTCAGAAAAG TAAAAACTTTCAGAAGAAACGGGGTAAAGTCTGCTAAGCGAATCTCAATAAGCACTATCTTTCCACTTGCAAAATTGCGTGGTACTATCAGCCCGGAGCTCACTGAAATTTGGGAGGCACGACATAAATGTTTTGAAGAACAAAGGGCGTCCCAACCACCTTCATTATATGAAAAG CTCCGGCAATCACTTGCTGATGAAGGACATGAAACATTTGATGCTTTTGCAAATCCTGGTTGTTACGAAGACAAGGGATATGATAGTGGGGACCCAGATATCGGGCATCCTGATTTTGACATGCCAGACGGCATGTATATGGACGAAGATGTGTCTTTTCAGCATGACAAG CATGATGATGGCCCAGCTCCCTTTGAACCCAATGAAGCATTTGAACATGGAAGTCAAGATTCTCATGCAAACCTAGAAGATCTGTGTCGCTCTCACCTA GATGCTCTTCTTGCTAATATAGCTGAAACCGAGAAGCAGACAGAATTGGCTGCTCGAGTTTCATCCTGGAAACAGAAAATTGAGAACAACTTGGATGAGCAA GATTCGCACCCTCCATTTGATATTCATGAATATGGAGAAAGTATTATTAACAAGCTATCATTTGAAGGAGACAATGGAAATATCACATCCTTTGCTGATGTTGTGAAGGGCCAGCATAAGTATGATGTGGCTCGAACATTTTCTGCACTCCTTCAGTTG GTGAACAATGGAGATGTAGATTTGGATAGGAGAGGGGAGCAGAGCGAGTCCATTTGTTTTACGGCAGTGAATCCTTTTTATGTTCGGCTGCTCAACCATGAGAGAAAGCGAGGGGAAACACAATTCCGATTACCAAAAAAGAGGCTTAAATCTCCATCAAGAAAAGGACCTAGCAAAGGTGACAGAGAGAAGTCTCCAATTGACAATCCATCATCGGGATATGGATCTTCAGCGGTGTCATCACAACCAAATTGTAACTTCTCTATGAAGCTTGGAAAGCTTGGAGGGGTAAGATGCACTCCTGAGGGCAAGAGGAGACGAAGGTCTCGATTGGTTGAACCGGTTGACTTACATTCATCAGGTTGA